One stretch of Xanthomonas sp. DAR 35659 DNA includes these proteins:
- a CDS encoding M2 family metallopeptidase — MNHRPLLLALCIGASVLALSACRKEATPETSAAPTAAAPGENADQFVARINEEYRALLPELTSAQWLSITYINGDSERLVAKANARWLTTLNGWIAQAKRYEGTPMSADSARALTLLKLMTAMPAPRDPAKLAELAGLASKMEGAYGAASYCTGEGEARRCRQLGELEDVLRRSRDYDQQLDAWQGWHGTAQPMRQDYQRFVELVNEGARDIGFADTGAMWRSGYDMPPAQIAAETDRLWAQVKPLYEQLHCYTRAKLDTEYGKDKGEVAGGLLPAHLLGNMWQQDWSNLWDLLQPYPGAGSLDITDTLEKQYQGNLSAALARRNGDTSPEARFMAQREAQLLSARQMTERAQDFYTSLAMPKLPDSYWARSQFIKPLDRDVVCHASAWDMDMAGDVRTKMCIKPNEEDFTTIYHELGHIYYDLAYNPLPPLFQGGANDGFHEAIGDTIVLAMTPQYLHSIGLVEAPQLGREALINAQMRMALSKVAFLPFGLMIDRWRWGVFDGSIAPERYNQAWWELKAQYQGVAPATPRGEDFFDPGAKYHVPGNTPYTRYFLSHILQFQFYKGLCDAAGYKGPLYECSFYGNKEAGQKFWSMLQRGGSQPWQLTLKELTGNDKLDAAPLLEYFAPMQEWLKQQNQGQMCGWQAPKALPAQSAAAATPASR, encoded by the coding sequence GTGAACCACCGCCCCCTGCTGCTTGCGCTGTGCATCGGCGCCAGCGTGCTTGCGCTGTCCGCGTGCCGCAAGGAAGCGACGCCCGAGACCAGCGCCGCGCCGACGGCCGCCGCGCCCGGCGAGAACGCCGACCAGTTCGTCGCCCGCATCAACGAGGAATACCGCGCGCTGCTGCCGGAACTGACCTCGGCGCAGTGGCTGTCGATCACCTACATCAACGGCGATTCGGAGCGACTGGTGGCCAAGGCCAACGCGCGCTGGCTGACCACGCTCAACGGCTGGATCGCCCAGGCCAAGCGCTACGAGGGCACGCCGATGTCCGCCGACAGCGCACGCGCGCTGACGCTGCTGAAGCTGATGACCGCGATGCCGGCGCCGCGCGATCCGGCCAAACTAGCGGAGCTGGCCGGCCTAGCCTCGAAAATGGAAGGCGCCTACGGCGCGGCGAGCTACTGCACCGGCGAAGGCGAGGCGCGCCGCTGCCGGCAACTGGGCGAACTGGAGGACGTGCTGCGCCGCAGCCGCGACTACGACCAGCAACTGGACGCATGGCAGGGCTGGCACGGCACCGCGCAACCGATGCGCCAGGACTACCAGCGCTTCGTCGAACTGGTCAACGAAGGCGCGCGCGACATCGGCTTTGCCGACACCGGCGCGATGTGGCGCAGCGGCTACGACATGCCGCCGGCGCAGATCGCCGCCGAGACCGACCGGCTGTGGGCCCAGGTCAAGCCGCTGTACGAACAACTGCACTGCTACACCCGCGCCAAGCTCGACACCGAGTACGGCAAGGACAAGGGCGAGGTCGCCGGCGGCCTGCTGCCGGCGCACCTGCTCGGCAACATGTGGCAGCAGGACTGGAGCAACCTGTGGGACCTGCTGCAGCCCTACCCGGGCGCTGGCAGCCTGGACATCACCGACACCCTGGAAAAGCAGTACCAGGGCAACCTGAGCGCGGCGCTGGCGCGGCGCAATGGCGACACCTCGCCGGAAGCGCGGTTCATGGCCCAGCGCGAGGCGCAACTGCTCAGCGCCAGACAGATGACCGAACGCGCGCAGGATTTCTACACCTCGCTGGCCATGCCCAAGCTGCCCGACAGCTACTGGGCGCGCAGCCAGTTCATCAAGCCGCTGGACCGCGACGTGGTCTGCCACGCCAGCGCCTGGGACATGGACATGGCCGGCGACGTGCGCACCAAGATGTGCATCAAGCCGAACGAGGAAGACTTCACCACCATCTACCACGAACTCGGCCACATCTATTACGACCTGGCCTACAACCCGCTGCCGCCGCTGTTCCAGGGCGGCGCCAACGACGGCTTCCACGAGGCGATCGGCGATACCATCGTGCTTGCGATGACCCCGCAGTACCTGCATTCGATCGGCCTGGTCGAGGCGCCGCAGCTCGGCCGCGAGGCGCTGATCAACGCGCAGATGCGCATGGCGCTGAGCAAGGTCGCGTTCCTGCCGTTCGGGCTGATGATCGACCGCTGGCGCTGGGGCGTGTTCGACGGCTCGATCGCGCCGGAGCGCTACAACCAGGCGTGGTGGGAACTCAAGGCGCAGTACCAGGGCGTGGCGCCGGCCACGCCGCGCGGCGAGGACTTCTTCGACCCGGGCGCCAAGTACCACGTGCCCGGCAACACCCCGTACACGCGTTACTTCCTGTCGCACATCCTGCAGTTCCAGTTCTACAAGGGCCTGTGCGATGCCGCCGGCTACAAGGGTCCGCTGTACGAATGCAGTTTCTACGGCAACAAGGAAGCGGGGCAGAAATTCTGGTCGATGCTGCAGCGTGGCGGCAGCCAGCCGTGGCAGCTCACGCTCAAGGAGCTGACCGGCAACGACAAGCTCGACGCCGCCCCGCTGCTGGAATACTTCGCGCCGATGCAGGAGTGGCTCAAGCAGCAGAACCAGGGGCAGATGTGCGGATGGCAGGCGCCGAAGGCGCTGCCGGCGCAGTCCGCTGCCGCGGCGACGCCCGCGTCCAGGTAA
- a CDS encoding DUF1963 domain-containing protein translates to MDDIKPTPFDADVRDHRAEAELDALLATHRRVGVLLQRPYPPSTAPRVRSRLGGLPQLPAHIDWPIGALRGEQTPMHFLAQIDCAELPPVCADMPRQGMLFFFAVNAEEQRWDEGEPADSVRVLYVAGVALDTPVRQPPAALQPILSIVASEHPSSRLCWLLPDEDGPRIHAHWPLLAHRIDTWPDYCMLPDAAPRPDYVRYQRRLAQLRLGAAVAATGLMSNLDFTPPWARPMSMPWTFPVDWLRQQEAFPQAGILVDRIARVIGRRRWRSGERRVAEDVLGWIRRAEAIGMDGVPDPEDRQAFRAWLVEQIGTGDDAALGDSDLGDALTRGMLAAIACTGGSAHTARLIPDDVYEYLEDHHLSFERTWTHERDGARLRSEANLHQMLGHPVLLQDMVPDTESEPVCLLQLASDDAIDLRFGDCGMATFWIDREDLANLRFDRVVGIVESC, encoded by the coding sequence ATGGACGACATCAAACCCACCCCCTTCGATGCCGACGTGCGCGATCATCGCGCCGAGGCGGAACTGGACGCCCTGCTGGCAACGCACCGACGCGTCGGCGTGCTGCTGCAACGTCCCTATCCGCCGAGCACGGCGCCGCGGGTCCGCAGCCGCCTCGGCGGCTTGCCGCAGCTGCCTGCGCACATCGACTGGCCGATCGGGGCGCTGCGCGGGGAGCAGACGCCGATGCATTTTCTGGCGCAGATCGATTGCGCGGAATTGCCGCCGGTGTGCGCGGACATGCCGCGGCAGGGCATGCTGTTCTTCTTCGCGGTGAACGCCGAGGAACAGCGCTGGGACGAGGGCGAGCCGGCCGATAGCGTGCGGGTGCTGTACGTGGCGGGCGTGGCGCTCGACACGCCCGTGCGCCAGCCGCCAGCGGCGCTGCAGCCGATTCTGTCGATCGTGGCGAGCGAGCACCCGTCCTCCCGTTTGTGTTGGTTGCTGCCGGACGAGGACGGCCCGCGCATCCATGCGCACTGGCCGTTGCTCGCGCACCGGATCGACACCTGGCCGGACTACTGCATGCTGCCGGATGCCGCGCCCCGGCCGGACTATGTGCGCTACCAGCGCAGGCTGGCGCAACTGCGGCTGGGCGCGGCGGTGGCGGCGACGGGGCTGATGTCCAATCTGGACTTCACTCCGCCCTGGGCGCGGCCGATGTCGATGCCTTGGACATTTCCGGTCGACTGGTTGCGCCAGCAGGAGGCGTTTCCGCAAGCGGGCATCCTCGTCGACCGCATCGCGCGCGTGATCGGCAGGCGGCGATGGCGCAGCGGGGAGCGGCGCGTGGCCGAGGATGTGCTCGGCTGGATTCGGCGCGCCGAGGCCATCGGCATGGACGGCGTGCCGGATCCCGAGGACCGGCAGGCCTTTCGCGCCTGGCTGGTCGAGCAGATCGGGACCGGCGACGATGCGGCGCTAGGGGACAGCGACCTCGGCGACGCGTTGACGCGCGGGATGCTGGCGGCCATCGCCTGCACCGGCGGATCCGCGCACACCGCCAGGCTCATCCCCGATGACGTCTACGAGTACCTGGAAGACCATCATCTTTCGTTCGAGCGGACTTGGACGCACGAGCGCGATGGGGCCAGGCTGCGTAGCGAAGCCAACCTCCATCAGATGCTGGGCCACCCGGTGTTGCTGCAGGACATGGTGCCGGACACCGAGTCGGAGCCGGTCTGCCTGCTCCAGCTGGCCAGCGACGATGCGATCGATCTGCGGTTCGGCGATTGCGGCATGGCGACGTTCTGGATCGACCGGGAGGATCTGGCGAACCTGCGTTTCGACCGCGTCGTCGGCATCGTGGAGTCGTGCTGA
- a CDS encoding multidrug effflux MFS transporter yields the protein MTLPSVSTRRMALLLAGLAMFGPFSIDTIFPAFPQLAQRLDADPVAIQQTVSVYLLAYALMGLAHGPLSDALGRRRVIVAGLVVFILASAGCALSRDLPTLLTFRALQGVSAGVGMIVGRAVIRDLFHGDDAQRLMSQVSMIFGIAPAIAPVIGGWILGSGRGWPLIFWFLVGFSSLLLVATLRWMPETHPPQARTPLAPRTLLRDYIGIALNPRFQRLAAAGAFNFGGVFLYIASAPVFMIELLGKTERDFAWLFLPTIGGMTLGAFLSGRMAGRLGPMRQVRFGFVCCGLSMAGNIAYSALAPAIALPWAVLPIFFAGLGTALIFPILALAVLDMYPRQRGLASSLQAFTQLMVTVLVAGVLSPLLSGHALHLALGSGAFFLLGWGFWRWERRSGKRLPRPDAQVPRLEPADPL from the coding sequence ATGACGCTCCCGTCCGTGTCCACGCGCCGCATGGCCCTGTTGCTGGCCGGGCTGGCGATGTTCGGCCCGTTCTCCATCGACACCATTTTCCCGGCCTTCCCGCAGCTGGCGCAGCGCCTGGATGCCGATCCGGTGGCGATCCAGCAGACGGTGAGCGTGTACCTGCTGGCCTACGCGCTGATGGGCCTGGCGCATGGGCCGTTGTCCGACGCGCTGGGGCGCCGGCGGGTGATCGTCGCCGGGCTGGTGGTGTTCATCCTGGCCTCGGCCGGCTGCGCGCTGTCGCGCGATCTGCCGACGCTGCTGACGTTCCGCGCGCTGCAGGGCGTCTCCGCGGGGGTCGGCATGATCGTGGGCCGCGCGGTGATCCGCGACCTGTTCCATGGCGACGACGCGCAGCGGCTGATGAGCCAGGTATCGATGATCTTCGGCATCGCCCCGGCGATCGCGCCGGTCATCGGCGGCTGGATCCTGGGCAGCGGCCGCGGCTGGCCGTTGATCTTCTGGTTCCTGGTCGGCTTCTCCTCGCTGCTGCTGGTGGCGACCCTGCGCTGGATGCCGGAGACGCACCCGCCGCAGGCGCGCACGCCGCTGGCGCCGCGCACCCTGCTGCGCGACTACATCGGCATCGCGCTCAATCCGCGTTTCCAGCGCCTGGCCGCGGCGGGCGCGTTCAACTTCGGCGGCGTGTTCCTGTACATCGCCTCGGCGCCGGTGTTCATGATCGAGTTGCTGGGCAAGACCGAGCGCGACTTCGCCTGGCTGTTCCTGCCCACCATCGGCGGCATGACCCTGGGCGCGTTCCTGTCCGGGCGCATGGCCGGGCGGCTCGGGCCGATGCGCCAGGTGCGCTTCGGCTTCGTCTGCTGCGGCCTGTCGATGGCCGGCAACATCGCCTACAGCGCGCTGGCGCCGGCCATCGCGCTGCCGTGGGCGGTGCTGCCGATCTTCTTTGCCGGCCTGGGCACCGCGCTGATCTTCCCGATCCTGGCGCTGGCGGTGCTGGACATGTATCCGCGCCAGCGCGGGCTGGCCTCGTCGCTGCAGGCCTTCACCCAGTTGATGGTCACCGTGCTGGTGGCCGGGGTGCTGTCGCCGCTGCTCAGCGGTCACGCCCTGCACCTGGCACTGGGCTCGGGCGCGTTCTTCCTGCTCGGCTGGGGGTTCTGGCGCTGGGAGCGGCGCAGCGGCAAGCGCCTGCCGCGGCCGGATGCGCAGGTGCCGCGGCTGGAACCGGCCGACCCGCTGTGA
- a CDS encoding GNAT family N-acetyltransferase has product MGLSASQAADAAVSLARVRRRDGLALIQAHRASVALHHPWTYPFTDVPGFNAWYAQTLDGSNVALLARARDSGEVAGLFTFSEIVGGCFQSAYLGYHAMAGCEGRGLMTHALRLCVAYAFAELGLHRVEANIQPDNTRSLALVQRAGFRREGYSPRYLRIGGVWRDHERWARLADD; this is encoded by the coding sequence ATGGGCCTGAGCGCCAGCCAGGCTGCGGACGCCGCCGTGTCGCTGGCGCGGGTGCGGCGCCGCGATGGCCTGGCGCTGATCCAGGCGCACCGCGCCAGCGTCGCGCTGCATCACCCCTGGACGTATCCGTTCACCGACGTGCCCGGCTTCAACGCCTGGTACGCGCAGACCCTGGACGGCAGCAACGTCGCGCTGCTGGCGCGTGCGCGCGACAGCGGCGAGGTCGCCGGGCTGTTCACCTTCAGCGAGATCGTCGGCGGCTGCTTCCAGAGCGCCTACCTGGGCTACCACGCGATGGCCGGCTGCGAAGGTCGCGGGCTGATGACGCATGCGTTGCGGCTGTGCGTGGCGTATGCGTTCGCCGAACTCGGTCTGCACCGGGTGGAGGCCAACATCCAGCCGGACAACACGCGCTCGCTGGCGCTGGTGCAGCGCGCCGGGTTCCGCCGCGAAGGCTATTCGCCGCGCTACCTGCGCATCGGCGGGGTGTGGCGCGACCACGAACGTTGGGCGCGGTTGGCGGACGATTGA